The nucleotide window AAACATTGTCCTTATAGAACCCGAAATACCAAACAACACGGGTAATATTGGTCGTTTAGCTTTGGCTACAGGATCTCGACTGCACTTGGTAAAACCTTTTGGTTTTGAAATTGATGACAAACGTCTAAAACGTGCTGGACTTGATTATTGGCAACATCTTGAAGTTATTTATTACGAAAACAAAGATGAATTCTTCAACCAAAATGAAGATAAAAAGATGGCTTTTCTGAGCAGTCATGGTACTAAATCGTATTGGGATATTAATTTTGAAGATGATATGTTTCTTGTTTTTGGTAAAGAATCTGTTGGTCTTCCAAAACCTTTAATTAAAGAACGAAAAGAAGACTTGTTTAAAATACCAATGTACAGTGAAAACATTAGAAGTCTTAATCTATCAAATGCCGTGAGCATTATCGTATACGAAGGTCTAAGGCAACTTCGTTAAAAATATCACAAAACAGAAATAGCAGTTAAACATTTTTAAAATTTAGAAGTCATAGAGATGTTCATTAACATATACTGAACGTGTTTCAGTATTAAAACACACAAAAAATATGATTTCAAAAACATTAAAATTAGGCGTATTAGTTATCGCAATTTGCGCTGTATCATTTACAGAGGCACAAGAAAGACAACGTAAACACAAACCAAGTCCTGAGGAGTTATTTCAAAAATTAGACGCTAATGATGATGGAGCATTATCGTTAGATGAATTTAAAGACAAACGTCAGCGAGAGGAAATAAAGGAAGAAACAATTAGCGAACACTTTAAAGACTTAGATACCGATTCTAATGGCTCATTATCAGAAGAAGAATTTACAGCCAGAAAAGAAGTAATGAAGCAAAAACGCATTGAAGAACGTTTTTCAGAAATGGACAAGGATGGTAACGGAACTATTGATTTAGACGAATATAAAGCCTTTGTAGAAAACCGCAAAAAAGAAAGACCAAAGCGCAAACATGGTAAACACTAAATATATTTTTAAGAGGCTATCTAAAAAGTAGGAGAATCTGTTATTCTGAATTTATTTCAGAATCTCAACAAGCTGATTTTTTAAGAATCTAAAACGAGTTTAGATTGACAAAAACATTAACTTTTTAGATAGCTTCTTTCTTTTTTAACCAATTAATTGTTTTGATTTTGTACCTTTTAGTTTTAATAAAAACAGGAATTATTGAAACACGCAAAATCCATGAAAATTATTTCAGAGTATGTTCAAATTATTTTTGGTATCATATTAGCAAGTATTGGTTTAAAAGCTTTTTTATTGCCTAATGGTTTTTTAGATGGTGGTGTTACTGGTATCGCACTTTTAATAAGTTCTGTTTTAGATATTAATATTTCTATACTTCTGATACTTTTCAGCATACCTTTTTTAATCTTAGGTTTTTATACGGTTTCAAAACGAATTGTCATAAAATCCATAATTAGTATTCTCGGTTTAGCGCTGTTTATTCAATTTGAAAACTTTAGTACAATTACAGAAGATAAGCTATTAATATCCATTTTTGGTGGTTTATTTCTTGGAGCTGGTATCGGGATTGCCATAAGAAATGGTTCTGTTTTAGACGGTTCTGAAATTTTGGGTATTTATCTAAATGATAAATTTGGTATTAGTATTGGCCAAATTATCTTAATTTTCAATATAGTTCTATTTAGTATTACCGCGTTAGTACTTTCAGTAGAAGTTGCGCTCTATTCTATATTAACTTACATCGTGACTGCAAAAGTAACAGATCTAATTATAGAAGGATTTGAAGATTTTATTGGTGTTACTATTGTTTCAAAAAAATTTGAAGCAATTGAAGTTGCTATAACAGAAGAATTGGGTACTGGTATGACACTTTATAAAGGAACAAGAGGTTTGGGCAGTTCTGGAAAAACAGAAGACTTTGACATTATACATACTATTGTTAATCGTATAGATATAAAAAAATTGTATCGTGTTGTCGATAAGATAGATCCAAAAGCTTTTATTGTTGAGTTTGATGTTAATACTGTAAAAGGAGGTGTTCTACGCCATTATCTTGATAAGAAAAAGAACAAAGTACTACCTAAGTTATAAATACTCAGAGTACTGCATCACTCTAAAATCAAAC belongs to Winogradskyella sp. J14-2 and includes:
- a CDS encoding tRNA (cytidine(34)-2'-O)-methyltransferase, with the protein product MALNIVLIEPEIPNNTGNIGRLALATGSRLHLVKPFGFEIDDKRLKRAGLDYWQHLEVIYYENKDEFFNQNEDKKMAFLSSHGTKSYWDINFEDDMFLVFGKESVGLPKPLIKERKEDLFKIPMYSENIRSLNLSNAVSIIVYEGLRQLR
- a CDS encoding EF-hand domain-containing protein; translation: MISKTLKLGVLVIAICAVSFTEAQERQRKHKPSPEELFQKLDANDDGALSLDEFKDKRQREEIKEETISEHFKDLDTDSNGSLSEEEFTARKEVMKQKRIEERFSEMDKDGNGTIDLDEYKAFVENRKKERPKRKHGKH
- a CDS encoding YitT family protein, which gives rise to MKIISEYVQIIFGIILASIGLKAFLLPNGFLDGGVTGIALLISSVLDINISILLILFSIPFLILGFYTVSKRIVIKSIISILGLALFIQFENFSTITEDKLLISIFGGLFLGAGIGIAIRNGSVLDGSEILGIYLNDKFGISIGQIILIFNIVLFSITALVLSVEVALYSILTYIVTAKVTDLIIEGFEDFIGVTIVSKKFEAIEVAITEELGTGMTLYKGTRGLGSSGKTEDFDIIHTIVNRIDIKKLYRVVDKIDPKAFIVEFDVNTVKGGVLRHYLDKKKNKVLPKL